One genomic region from Reichenbachiella ulvae encodes:
- a CDS encoding MFS transporter has translation MSKEQIMSKPRLSFWDAWNLSFGFLGIQMGFALQNANASRILQIFGADIHELSWFWIVAPVTGLIVQPIVGHYSDRTWTRLGRRKPFFLTGALLAAFGLIFLPNAGLLTSLLPALWVGAGMLMIMDASFNIAMEPFRALVADMMPSDQRTLGFSIQTVLIGIGAVVGSWLPYVMTNWIGVSNQAEPGEVPLNLLISFFVGAIVLVGSILVTIFTTKEYSPEELAQFSSETISEPENESLLNIFTDFKNMPLAMRQLSSVQFFSWFGLFGLWVFATPAIAHHIYGLPITDTESVMYQNAGDWVGVLFGVYNGISAIYAFFLPAVANKLGRVRTHSISLVIGAIGFLSIFFAPNENWLILSMIGIGIAWASILAMPYAILIGSIPAKKMGVYIGIFNFFIVLPQILNALIGGPMVKYLYGGNPVFALVASGISFMIAAILCLKVQDK, from the coding sequence ATGTCAAAAGAGCAAATAATGTCCAAACCCCGGCTGTCCTTTTGGGATGCCTGGAACCTAAGTTTCGGCTTTCTTGGAATACAAATGGGTTTTGCATTGCAAAATGCCAATGCAAGTCGAATTCTTCAGATTTTTGGTGCTGACATCCATGAATTATCCTGGTTCTGGATCGTTGCCCCTGTCACTGGATTGATTGTCCAACCTATCGTTGGACACTACAGTGACCGAACCTGGACAAGGTTAGGGCGAAGAAAACCTTTCTTCCTGACGGGTGCATTATTAGCTGCTTTTGGTCTCATTTTCTTACCTAATGCAGGTCTACTGACATCACTCCTACCTGCCTTATGGGTCGGGGCTGGGATGTTGATGATCATGGACGCTTCATTCAATATAGCCATGGAGCCATTCCGAGCGCTTGTGGCTGATATGATGCCCTCAGATCAGAGAACATTAGGATTCAGTATTCAGACTGTTCTGATCGGCATAGGAGCTGTAGTAGGCTCCTGGCTACCCTATGTCATGACCAATTGGATTGGGGTTAGCAACCAGGCTGAACCAGGTGAAGTGCCTCTGAATCTATTGATCTCCTTTTTTGTTGGAGCGATCGTTTTAGTAGGAAGTATTTTGGTTACCATCTTCACTACCAAAGAATATTCGCCAGAAGAATTGGCTCAGTTCTCCTCTGAAACTATATCAGAACCAGAAAACGAAAGCCTTCTGAACATATTCACAGATTTTAAAAATATGCCTTTGGCCATGCGCCAATTGAGTTCTGTACAGTTTTTCTCCTGGTTTGGACTATTTGGATTATGGGTTTTTGCTACACCAGCTATAGCCCACCATATCTATGGACTACCAATAACGGATACGGAATCTGTCATGTATCAAAACGCAGGTGACTGGGTAGGTGTACTATTTGGAGTATACAACGGTATCTCAGCTATATACGCATTTTTCTTACCTGCAGTAGCCAATAAGCTTGGCAGAGTAAGAACACATTCCATATCACTGGTAATAGGAGCTATTGGCTTCCTATCAATTTTCTTTGCTCCTAATGAGAATTGGTTGATCTTATCAATGATTGGGATTGGGATTGCCTGGGCAAGTATACTAGCCATGCCTTACGCTATCCTAATTGGGTCAATCCCAGCAAAAAAGATGGGTGTCTACATTGGGATTTTCAATTTCTTTATAGTTCTACCCCAAATATTGAATGCGCTGATTGGAGGACCTATGGTCAAGTACCTTTATGGAGGAAACCCGGTATTTGCACTGGTTGCTTCTGGAATCTCCTTCATGATAGCCGCCATTCTATGTCTCAAAGTTCAAGACAAGTAA
- a CDS encoding YceI family protein: MKIASIIFALASLLAVQSTIKLDKANSTITIAGTSTVHDWESEVSIFNIEGTKSDNNITGLKVSIQVKSINSGKSLMDDKTYEALKEDKYPNIVFEAQQLSITGNKVSGSGQLTMAGKTKTVALNGKIISDANGILKVEGSNKINMKDYGIKPPTAMFGSIETGEEVTVKYNIKLNY; this comes from the coding sequence ATGAAAATAGCAAGCATAATATTCGCATTAGCGAGCCTTCTCGCTGTACAATCTACAATCAAATTAGACAAGGCTAACAGCACTATCACCATTGCGGGTACTTCTACAGTACACGATTGGGAATCAGAAGTTAGCATATTCAATATTGAAGGCACTAAGTCCGACAATAATATAACGGGACTGAAGGTTTCAATACAAGTCAAATCCATCAATAGTGGAAAGTCGCTGATGGATGACAAAACCTACGAAGCATTAAAAGAAGACAAATATCCAAACATTGTTTTCGAAGCTCAGCAACTCTCTATCACCGGTAATAAAGTAAGCGGAAGCGGTCAATTGACCATGGCCGGAAAAACCAAAACCGTTGCACTAAATGGTAAGATCATATCAGACGCCAATGGTATCCTAAAGGTAGAGGGAAGCAACAAAATCAACATGAAAGATTACGGAATAAAACCTCCTACCGCCATGTTCGGATCTATCGAAACAGGCGAAGAGGTAACTGTTAAGTACAACATCAAATTGAACTATTAG
- a CDS encoding glycoside hydrolase family 31 protein has translation MIINKSQRRSRSRSTALGRLEEYELTDTGLVGRTDQELIEVSIYSSNSIRIRMTREEAFQPLQYSVISIPKAGLHQITDTAESLTVKTEDILLKISKSPLRFSFYNTEGQLINEDDAGFGTSWQGEQVTTYKTLQPNEKFIGLGEKTGPLNKRGHGFENWNTDHFGYGPEDDPIYCSIPFYIGVHDAGSYGIFLNNSHKTHFNFGASNNRFSSYSADAGDMDYFFMHDDKVANIISAYSDLTGKIELPPKWSLGYQQCRYSYYPDKKVLSTAQNFRDKDIPADVIVLDIHYMDQYKIFTWDNEKFPDPESMILKLKSLGFEVVVMCDPGIKSEEGYEAFEDGKEKDIFIKYPDGTGYEGQVWPGWCHFPDFTSQKARDWWQNQLKAYTNLGIEGYWNDMNEIATWGQTLPELIEFDMDGEEGSTRNARNIYGMLMAKSTFEGAKEHLKGKRPFNLTRAGFAGIQRYAAVWTGDNVASDEHMLLGMRMLSGMGVSGIPFAGFDAGGFVGNASEDLFARWISMAAFTPFFRGHSNVNTRDSEPWAYGEHTEEISRNYINLRYKLMPYIYSAFQTAAETGLPVNRSLAIDYTQDEKVYQSAYENEYLFGDSILVAPVSSQKLIEKVYFPEGQWYDLFTDQCYDGGKETLLECPIEKLPVFAKASAIIPIQSKVKSTKERPDSTLEIHLYKGKESNSFCYYEDDGSTYGYENGEYHKRSISYNPKERKLKWSKAEGQFTSVFNKAKIYFHGFEAGEITSLMPQKEEYRFIEQLSNFDPLGDEAHGDYSIEVSCIVKDLCTDAFEIKW, from the coding sequence ATGATAATTAACAAAAGCCAGAGGAGATCCCGGTCGCGGAGCACTGCGCTGGGTAGATTAGAAGAGTACGAGTTGACCGACACCGGTCTAGTGGGAAGAACCGATCAGGAGTTGATCGAAGTATCTATATATTCCTCCAATTCAATAAGAATACGTATGACCCGCGAGGAGGCTTTCCAGCCCTTGCAGTACAGTGTCATTTCTATTCCTAAAGCAGGATTACATCAGATCACAGACACAGCAGAATCTCTTACCGTTAAAACAGAGGATATCTTATTGAAGATCTCCAAGTCTCCTCTTCGTTTCAGTTTTTACAACACAGAGGGCCAATTAATTAATGAAGATGATGCTGGATTTGGGACCTCATGGCAGGGGGAACAAGTGACGACTTACAAAACTTTACAACCCAACGAAAAATTTATTGGTCTAGGTGAAAAAACCGGACCACTCAACAAAAGAGGACATGGATTCGAAAATTGGAATACAGACCATTTCGGATACGGACCCGAAGATGACCCTATTTATTGCTCGATACCCTTTTATATAGGTGTACATGATGCGGGCAGCTATGGCATCTTCCTCAACAACTCACACAAAACTCATTTTAATTTTGGAGCATCCAACAATAGGTTCTCCAGCTATTCGGCCGATGCAGGTGACATGGACTATTTTTTCATGCATGATGACAAAGTAGCCAACATCATATCTGCCTACAGCGACCTAACCGGGAAGATCGAGCTCCCTCCCAAGTGGTCATTGGGATATCAGCAATGCAGATATAGCTACTACCCGGACAAAAAAGTATTGAGTACCGCTCAGAACTTCAGAGACAAGGACATTCCTGCCGATGTGATCGTTTTGGACATCCACTACATGGATCAATACAAGATATTCACATGGGACAATGAAAAATTTCCGGACCCGGAAAGCATGATCCTGAAGCTCAAAAGCCTCGGTTTTGAAGTCGTGGTGATGTGTGATCCAGGCATCAAAAGCGAAGAAGGATATGAAGCATTTGAAGACGGTAAGGAAAAAGACATATTTATCAAATACCCAGATGGCACAGGCTATGAAGGTCAGGTTTGGCCGGGTTGGTGCCACTTCCCTGATTTCACAAGTCAGAAAGCAAGAGACTGGTGGCAAAACCAACTCAAGGCCTACACAAATCTGGGAATAGAAGGCTACTGGAATGACATGAACGAAATCGCAACCTGGGGACAAACTTTACCTGAGTTGATCGAATTTGACATGGATGGTGAGGAAGGGTCTACGCGAAATGCCAGAAATATCTATGGCATGTTGATGGCCAAAAGCACCTTCGAAGGAGCCAAAGAACACTTAAAAGGTAAAAGACCTTTCAACCTAACGAGAGCAGGATTTGCAGGAATACAGCGATATGCAGCAGTATGGACAGGTGACAATGTAGCCAGCGATGAGCACATGCTCCTCGGAATGCGCATGCTATCAGGCATGGGAGTTTCAGGAATTCCCTTTGCAGGGTTCGATGCTGGAGGCTTTGTAGGCAATGCTTCCGAGGATTTGTTTGCCAGATGGATTTCTATGGCGGCATTTACCCCCTTCTTTAGAGGCCATTCCAATGTCAACACCAGAGACAGTGAGCCATGGGCTTACGGAGAGCATACAGAAGAAATTTCGAGGAATTACATCAATTTGAGATATAAGTTGATGCCATATATATACTCAGCCTTTCAAACCGCAGCAGAAACAGGATTGCCTGTCAATAGATCACTAGCCATAGACTATACCCAAGACGAGAAGGTCTATCAAAGTGCCTATGAGAACGAATACCTATTCGGTGATTCGATATTAGTTGCTCCTGTTTCCAGTCAAAAACTGATTGAAAAAGTATACTTCCCTGAAGGACAATGGTATGATCTATTTACAGATCAGTGCTATGATGGAGGCAAAGAAACATTGCTAGAATGCCCAATTGAAAAGCTTCCTGTATTTGCGAAAGCATCTGCAATCATCCCTATTCAATCCAAAGTAAAATCGACTAAAGAACGTCCTGATAGCACACTGGAGATACACCTATATAAAGGTAAAGAGTCCAACAGCTTCTGCTATTACGAAGATGACGGATCTACCTATGGCTATGAAAATGGTGAATACCATAAACGAAGCATTAGCTACAACCCAAAAGAAAGAAAATTGAAATGGTCGAAAGCTGAGGGACAATTCACTTCCGTATTCAACAAAGCAAAAATATACTTCCATGGTTTTGAAGCAGGTGAGATTACTTCATTAATGCCTCAAAAGGAAGAATATAGATTTATAGAGCAGCTCTCCAACTTCGACCCTTTAGGAGATGAAGCACATGGCGACTATAGTATTGAAGTATCCTGCATAGTCAAAGACCTATGCACTGATGCTTTTGAAATTAAATGGTAA
- a CDS encoding alpha-amylase family glycosyl hydrolase: MKKISYLVIVIMLSLAACQQKHDSTIESPTTTSAITFPERAAHMAVYEVNIRQATPEGTIQAFIQHLPRLQKLGIEMLWIMPVQPISKVNRKGTLGSYYSIADYTAVNPEFGSLLDFKKLVEEAHQFGMVVLLDWVPNHTGWDHPWITDHPEYYAKDSLGNITYEADWSDIALLDHTQDGTRSAMIEEMAFWIKECDIDGFRCDHAAHEIPLYFWEEATDALNPMKDLFWLAEWDEPRLHTTFHASYSWELLHLTEDVAKGHKNANDIATFIQKDQALYGRRPFRMTITTNHDENSWAGTVFERYGEGHQAFATFIFTAYGFPMIYNGQEVGLNKRLEFFEKDSIDWSDPLNLSPFYKQLLSLKKENKALWNGDFGGSPKRINKDEDIYAFVRKKEGNQVIGIINMSDQKAQLNLTDSSIYGQYSDYFTGETFELSGEPLELTPWQYLIFTN, encoded by the coding sequence GTGAAAAAAATTTCATACTTAGTAATAGTAATCATGCTTTCGCTGGCTGCCTGTCAGCAAAAGCATGATTCTACTATTGAATCCCCAACAACAACCAGCGCAATCACATTCCCTGAGCGTGCAGCACACATGGCTGTCTATGAAGTCAATATTAGACAAGCTACGCCAGAAGGAACCATTCAGGCATTCATTCAGCATCTACCCCGTTTGCAGAAGCTAGGTATAGAGATGCTATGGATCATGCCTGTTCAGCCGATAAGCAAGGTCAACCGTAAAGGAACGCTCGGTAGCTACTATTCAATTGCTGATTATACAGCGGTTAACCCCGAGTTTGGTTCTTTACTAGATTTCAAAAAGCTTGTAGAAGAAGCTCACCAATTTGGTATGGTGGTCCTTCTGGACTGGGTACCCAACCATACAGGCTGGGATCACCCCTGGATCACCGATCACCCTGAATATTACGCCAAAGACAGCTTAGGAAACATCACGTATGAGGCAGACTGGAGTGACATTGCGCTATTAGACCATACGCAAGACGGCACTCGGTCCGCTATGATAGAGGAGATGGCATTCTGGATTAAGGAATGTGATATCGATGGCTTCAGGTGTGATCACGCTGCTCATGAAATCCCGTTATATTTTTGGGAAGAAGCCACTGACGCATTGAATCCTATGAAAGACCTGTTTTGGCTAGCAGAGTGGGACGAACCAAGACTACACACTACCTTTCATGCCTCCTACTCCTGGGAGCTGCTGCACCTTACCGAAGATGTAGCCAAAGGACATAAAAACGCGAATGATATCGCTACTTTCATCCAAAAGGATCAGGCACTATATGGTCGTCGACCATTTCGTATGACTATCACCACGAATCATGACGAAAACTCCTGGGCTGGAACTGTTTTCGAACGCTATGGGGAGGGACATCAAGCCTTTGCGACCTTTATCTTTACAGCCTATGGCTTTCCGATGATTTACAACGGTCAGGAAGTTGGGCTGAACAAGAGGCTGGAATTTTTCGAGAAAGACAGCATAGACTGGAGTGATCCTTTAAATCTGAGTCCATTTTATAAGCAACTCCTCTCACTAAAAAAAGAGAACAAGGCGCTTTGGAATGGAGATTTTGGAGGAAGTCCCAAAAGAATAAATAAGGACGAAGACATATACGCTTTTGTAAGAAAAAAAGAGGGCAACCAGGTCATTGGCATCATCAACATGAGCGATCAAAAAGCTCAGCTGAATCTGACTGACTCCTCTATATATGGTCAATATTCTGATTATTTTACAGGAGAGACTTTTGAACTATCAGGTGAGCCTTTGGAATTAACTCCCTGGCAATACCTGATATTCACCAACTAA
- a CDS encoding glycoside hydrolase family 97 protein, with protein MKHLLLIALIAGLFACEMEKGEQLIQVASPNQLTTITFFQNEDGSPAYYASYKNKSVVDSSDLGFILDQEKAFDKGLKVVSTNLSSFDETWEQPWGEQREIRNNYNELTINLENPEGLKLNVIFRAFDDGVALRYEFPQQDGLSEFQVLDELTTFNMSDDHSAWWIPAYAGNRYEYIYENTPLSDIDRVHTPFTIEATNGLFFHLHEAALYDYPSMVIKGEGTNLKCDLVPYSKTNPVKAYLKAPFSTPWRTIQIGEQAGDLITNYMILNLNEPNKLGDVSWVEPGKYIGVWWEMFVNIGTWHQGPKHAANTENVKKYIDFASENGFRGILVEGWNYGWDGNWMGGGTKFDFTKPYPDYDIEELSRYAADKGVYIIGHHETGADTENYDEQLEDAYAFLNKYGMKTVKTGYVENGDTLPNGLYHHGQYFVNHFQRVIEMGAKYKTMIVAHEPIKATGKRRTYPNMVSREGAKGQEYNAMGGNPTSHVTVLPFTRLLAGPMDYTPGVFDLEVATTTDQVKSTIGKELALYTTIYAPMQMANDLPKNYEGHPALQYIKDMVTDWETTKVLNGEIGKYVTIARKEREGDRWFMGSVTNEEGRELKVKFDFLDAGKTYTATLYRDNEETHFETNPTAYQIKEMELTAESELTLQLAPGGGVAISIFPNN; from the coding sequence ATGAAACATTTACTACTCATAGCACTAATAGCAGGTCTATTCGCCTGTGAAATGGAAAAAGGAGAGCAACTGATACAGGTAGCCTCTCCCAACCAATTGACCACAATTACATTTTTCCAAAACGAAGATGGTAGCCCAGCTTATTATGCCAGCTACAAAAACAAATCAGTCGTGGACAGCTCCGACCTGGGATTTATTCTGGATCAGGAAAAAGCTTTTGACAAAGGGTTAAAAGTGGTTTCAACTAATCTGAGCAGTTTTGATGAGACCTGGGAGCAACCTTGGGGTGAGCAAAGAGAAATTCGCAACAACTACAATGAATTAACTATCAACCTCGAGAACCCTGAGGGATTAAAACTCAATGTGATCTTCCGTGCTTTTGACGATGGAGTTGCACTTAGATACGAATTCCCTCAACAAGATGGACTTTCCGAATTTCAGGTATTGGATGAGTTGACTACATTCAATATGTCAGACGACCATAGTGCCTGGTGGATTCCTGCATATGCCGGCAACAGATACGAGTATATTTATGAAAACACACCTTTGAGTGATATTGACCGAGTACATACGCCATTTACGATCGAAGCGACTAATGGTCTTTTCTTTCACCTACACGAAGCGGCTCTTTATGACTACCCTAGTATGGTGATCAAAGGGGAAGGAACAAACCTTAAGTGTGACCTAGTTCCTTACAGCAAAACCAATCCAGTAAAAGCCTATTTGAAAGCGCCATTTTCTACTCCATGGAGAACAATTCAGATCGGAGAACAAGCAGGTGACTTGATCACTAACTATATGATCCTGAACTTGAACGAACCAAACAAATTAGGTGATGTATCCTGGGTAGAGCCTGGAAAATATATAGGTGTATGGTGGGAAATGTTCGTTAACATCGGGACATGGCACCAGGGACCCAAACATGCTGCCAATACGGAAAACGTAAAGAAATACATTGATTTCGCATCAGAAAACGGATTCAGAGGCATACTGGTAGAAGGCTGGAACTATGGCTGGGACGGCAACTGGATGGGTGGCGGTACCAAATTCGACTTCACTAAGCCCTATCCTGACTATGACATAGAGGAACTAAGCAGATACGCAGCAGACAAAGGTGTTTACATCATCGGTCACCACGAAACTGGCGCAGATACAGAAAACTACGACGAGCAATTGGAAGATGCTTATGCATTTCTAAACAAATACGGAATGAAGACAGTGAAAACTGGTTATGTAGAAAACGGCGACACACTGCCTAATGGGCTTTACCATCACGGCCAGTATTTCGTAAATCACTTCCAAAGAGTAATTGAAATGGGAGCGAAATACAAAACCATGATCGTAGCTCATGAGCCTATCAAGGCAACTGGTAAACGTAGAACCTACCCGAATATGGTATCAAGAGAAGGAGCCAAAGGTCAGGAGTACAACGCCATGGGCGGCAACCCTACTAGCCACGTGACTGTCCTTCCATTTACACGTCTGCTTGCCGGACCTATGGATTATACGCCTGGGGTTTTCGATCTGGAAGTAGCGACCACTACTGATCAGGTTAAAAGTACCATAGGTAAAGAGCTGGCACTATACACTACTATCTACGCTCCAATGCAAATGGCAAACGACCTACCAAAGAACTATGAAGGACATCCAGCCCTCCAGTACATCAAAGACATGGTGACGGATTGGGAAACGACAAAAGTCCTGAATGGTGAAATTGGTAAATATGTAACCATCGCAAGAAAAGAAAGAGAAGGCGACAGATGGTTCATGGGTAGTGTGACCAATGAAGAAGGAAGAGAATTGAAAGTTAAATTTGACTTTTTAGATGCTGGTAAGACTTATACGGCTACCCTTTACCGAGACAATGAGGAAACGCACTTTGAGACGAACCCTACTGCCTACCAAATCAAAGAAATGGAACTTACTGCTGAGTCAGAATTGACGCTGCAATTGGCTCCAGGTGGTGGAGTAGCCATTAGTATCTTCCCAAATAACTAA